The Streptomyces sp. WZ-12 genome segment GCGTTGGCGCATCACCTCGGCGACATGGGCGGCGTACTCCAACCTCACGACCTGCACGGAGTAGACCTCGATGCCGAGCGCACGGACTTCGGCGGCGAGCGCCTGGGTGAGTTCGCCGGCGAGGTGGTGACCGTTGCGGAGCGAGGGCTCCCGCCCGCCGAGGCTGTCGCAGGGCAGAGTGGAGAAGACCCGCGCGGCGACGGCCTCGAACTGCTCCTTCAGATACGCCTCGTGGTCGTCCACCGCGTAGAGGACGCGAGCGGTGTTGTGGATCTGCCAGATGACGAGCAGGACGGCGTCGAGCGGAGTGCCGTCGCGGTCGGCCACCTCGTCGAGCCGGCTGCGCCAGTGACGGATCCGGACGTCGACCACCCGTTGCAGCCGCAGCGGGTTCTGCCACCGCAGTCCGGTGTGGCGCAGGGTGGCCCGGTAACGGCCGTATGCGTGCGATACCACGGCGGTGCCGCTGCGCACGCGGATCAGGCCGGCCAGGCAGAGAATGGCCAGGATTCCGCACAGTGCGAGCAGCCCGACCGTCACCGGTCCCCAAGGCAGGGCTGACGGCTCGGGCGGCTCGCGCAACCGGTCGGCCATCGATGCCGGGAGTTGACCGGTCAGCCACAGCAGCACACTGCCCGCGCCGGCCAGGCAGAATCCGGCGGCGAGGACCGCGCACCAGCCGGGCAGGCTGACGGCGCGGCGCTCACGCAACTCGCAGTCGGCCTTGGGAGCGCGGGACTTGACCACCTGTGGTGACGAGGCCGACGAGGGCGGCAAGATCGCTCGGGAGCTTGGCGGTGCAGCCAATGCTCCGGTCGGATGCGAAACGGACGCGGCTTCGGCGGGCGCCTCTTGAGGCGCGAGGCGCTCCATCGGCTGGGTGCGGGGGGTCTTGGCCGTTTCCGCCTGGCTCTTGAGCCAGGCGTGCGACTCGCGGAACAGCTCGTTCATGGGCAGGCTGCCGGTGCCGGTGTACATGTTCGGCTTCCGCGCATGACCGACGTCGATACGTGGCCACCGTGCCTTGGGCTGCTCGTTGTTCAACTGGTCCATGCCTTTTGCTCTTTCCTTCACCCGTGGTGTCGGGCGGAGAACAGGTTCGTCCGGAGCGCCACGGCAACCGCCGCGAAACGATCACTATGTACGCCGAGTGCTCACACCGTGATCAAACCGTCAAATGTGCTCCAAGTTCAAGAATTGAGACGTCGCCAGGTCTCGGGCCCCGGATAGCCGTCCGCGTTCCGCCCGGTCCACCCCTGCGCCCTCTGGAATGCCTCCACGTTCCGTCGGTCGGCCTCGCCCCAGCTCGGCCCCGGCCCTCTGGTGTAGTACCGCCCGTACCCCTTCTTGACGAGCAGCTTCCCGAGCTTGGTGATGTGTGCGTTGGACTTGCCGGGGCCGAAGTACGAGCTTCCGGGGAAGGCGGACGAGCTGGAACTGCCGTTGCCCGAGGAGCTCCCTCCGCCGTTGCCGGCCGGGATGTTCTTACCGGTCCCGTTGACCAACCGCCGCCAGGTCTCCGGACCGGGGATGCCGTTCGCGTCCGAGCCCGTCCAG includes the following:
- a CDS encoding SPFH domain-containing protein, with product MDQLNNEQPKARWPRIDVGHARKPNMYTGTGSLPMNELFRESHAWLKSQAETAKTPRTQPMERLAPQEAPAEAASVSHPTGALAAPPSSRAILPPSSASSPQVVKSRAPKADCELRERRAVSLPGWCAVLAAGFCLAGAGSVLLWLTGQLPASMADRLREPPEPSALPWGPVTVGLLALCGILAILCLAGLIRVRSGTAVVSHAYGRYRATLRHTGLRWQNPLRLQRVVDVRIRHWRSRLDEVADRDGTPLDAVLLVIWQIHNTARVLYAVDDHEAYLKEQFEAVAARVFSTLPCDSLGGREPSLRNGHHLAGELTQALAAEVRALGIEVYSVQVVRLEYAAHVAEVMRQRRLGALEAKHREGTLDEVAQAVEATTRKLTTQGGVEWDDYERKAFVRELTVAFYAARTSAVLPANAATQPQ